The Periplaneta americana isolate PAMFEO1 chromosome 2, P.americana_PAMFEO1_priV1, whole genome shotgun sequence genome has a window encoding:
- the LOC138715450 gene encoding uncharacterized protein isoform X8, with amino-acid sequence MDVIKIEPDNDPLALPTDNSNEEEEKPLLMEGNFVEVDVNMIKTECSNLSDTRELDIKCEQNGEDTTLPVSKVEFEEEHWNGDTRREQPMQIVGREEGSLTDSKMEVPNQATVS; translated from the exons ATGGATGTAATCAAAATAGAACCCGATAATGACCCATTGGCACTACCAACTGATAATAGCAATGAAGAAGAGGAAAAACCACTGCTTATG gaAGGGAATTTCGTGGAAGTGGATGTGAATATGATCAAAACAGAATGTTCGAACTTGAGTGATACTCGCGAATTGGACATAAAATGCGAACAAAATGGAGAAGATACTACATTACCAGTGTCGAAGGTTGAATTTGAG gaAGAACATTGGAATGGGGATACAAGAAGAGAGCAGCCAATGCAAATTGTGGGAAGAGAGGAAGGTAGCTTGACTGACAG